Proteins from a single region of Haloplanus sp. GDY1:
- a CDS encoding CDC48 family AAA ATPase: protein MKLVVKPLKQKDAGRGLAAIDRAAAAEMDLDVGDYIRIEGKDGTAVARVWPGLPEDQGSGVIRIDGQLRQQANVGIDDRVDVEKADVKQADRVTVALPQQIGIRGDIGHYLRDKLTDKPITKGQTLRIPFGFGFMGGRGNKALPLKVADTEPSGTVVVTDSTEVQISEKPAEQIRETEAEGSTAGTPDVTYEDIGGLDRELEQVREMIELPMRHPELFRRLGIDPPKGVLLHGPPGTGKTLIAKAVANEIDAHFHTISGPEIMSKYYGESEEQLREAFEEAEENAPAIIFIDELDSIAPKREEAGGDVERRVVAQLLSLMDGLEERGEVVVIGATNRVDAIDPALRRGGRFDREIEIGVPDRDGRREILQVHTRNMPLAEDVDIDAFAESTHGFVGADIESLAKEAAMNALRRIRPQIDLEAEEIDAEILESLEVGEDDFQEAMKGIEPSALREVFVEVPDVTWADVGGLEDTKERLRETIQWPLDYPEVFEAMDMESAKGVLMYGPPGTGKTLLAKAVANEAESNFISVKGPELLDKYVGESEKGVREIFSKARENAPTVIFFDEIDAIATERGRNTGDSGVSERVVSQLLTELDGLETLEDVVVIATSNRPDLIDSALLRPGRLDRHVHVPVPDEEARRAIFEVHTRSKPLADDVDLDRLARRTENYVGADIEAVCREASMAASREFINSVSPEEIGDSVGNVRVTMDHFEQALDEVTASVSDDVRERYREIEQRFATDEGDVATETEASRTFH, encoded by the coding sequence ATGAAACTCGTCGTCAAACCACTGAAACAGAAAGACGCCGGCCGCGGACTCGCCGCCATCGACCGCGCGGCCGCGGCGGAGATGGATCTCGACGTCGGCGACTACATCCGCATCGAGGGCAAGGACGGCACCGCCGTCGCGCGCGTGTGGCCGGGCCTGCCCGAGGATCAGGGCTCCGGCGTCATCCGCATCGACGGGCAGCTCCGCCAGCAGGCCAACGTCGGCATCGACGACCGCGTCGACGTCGAGAAGGCGGACGTGAAACAGGCCGACCGGGTGACGGTCGCGCTACCCCAGCAGATCGGCATTCGGGGCGACATCGGCCACTACCTCCGCGACAAGCTCACCGACAAGCCGATCACGAAGGGCCAGACCCTCCGGATCCCCTTCGGCTTCGGCTTCATGGGCGGCCGCGGGAACAAGGCCCTGCCGCTGAAGGTGGCCGACACCGAGCCCTCGGGCACGGTCGTCGTCACCGACTCGACCGAGGTGCAGATCAGCGAGAAGCCCGCCGAACAGATCCGCGAGACCGAAGCCGAGGGGTCGACCGCGGGCACGCCGGACGTGACCTACGAGGACATCGGCGGCCTGGATCGCGAACTCGAACAGGTTCGCGAGATGATCGAACTGCCGATGCGCCACCCCGAGCTGTTCCGGCGGCTGGGCATCGACCCGCCCAAGGGCGTGCTCCTGCACGGCCCGCCGGGCACGGGCAAGACGCTGATCGCCAAGGCCGTCGCCAACGAGATCGACGCCCACTTCCACACCATCTCCGGCCCGGAGATCATGTCGAAGTACTACGGCGAGAGCGAGGAGCAACTCCGCGAGGCCTTCGAGGAGGCCGAGGAGAACGCTCCCGCGATCATCTTCATCGACGAACTCGACTCCATCGCGCCCAAGCGCGAGGAGGCGGGCGGGGACGTGGAACGCCGCGTCGTCGCGCAGTTGCTCTCGCTGATGGACGGCCTCGAGGAGCGCGGCGAGGTGGTCGTGATCGGCGCGACCAACCGCGTCGACGCCATCGACCCCGCGCTCCGCCGCGGCGGTCGCTTCGACCGCGAGATCGAGATCGGCGTCCCCGACCGCGACGGCCGCCGGGAGATCCTGCAGGTCCACACCCGGAACATGCCGCTCGCCGAGGACGTCGACATCGACGCCTTCGCGGAGTCGACCCACGGGTTCGTCGGCGCCGACATCGAGAGCCTCGCCAAGGAGGCCGCGATGAACGCGCTCCGGCGCATCCGTCCGCAGATCGACCTCGAAGCGGAGGAGATCGACGCCGAGATCCTCGAATCCCTCGAGGTGGGGGAAGACGACTTCCAGGAGGCGATGAAGGGCATCGAACCCTCGGCGCTCCGGGAGGTGTTCGTCGAGGTTCCCGACGTCACCTGGGCGGACGTCGGCGGACTGGAAGACACGAAAGAGCGCCTCCGCGAGACCATCCAGTGGCCGCTCGACTACCCCGAGGTGTTCGAGGCCATGGACATGGAGTCCGCGAAGGGCGTGCTCATGTACGGCCCGCCGGGCACCGGGAAGACCCTGCTCGCCAAGGCGGTGGCGAACGAGGCCGAGTCCAACTTCATCTCGGTGAAGGGCCCCGAACTCCTCGACAAGTACGTCGGGGAATCGGAGAAGGGGGTCCGCGAGATCTTCAGCAAGGCCCGCGAGAACGCGCCGACCGTCATCTTCTTCGACGAGATCGACGCCATCGCGACCGAGCGGGGCCGCAACACCGGCGACTCCGGCGTCTCCGAGCGCGTCGTCTCCCAACTCCTGACCGAACTCGACGGGCTGGAGACCTTGGAGGACGTCGTGGTGATCGCCACCTCGAACCGGCCGGACCTGATCGACTCCGCGCTCCTGCGCCCGGGCCGCCTGGACCGGCACGTCCACGTGCCCGTTCCCGACGAGGAGGCCCGCCGCGCCATCTTCGAGGTCCACACCCGGAGCAAGCCGCTGGCCGACGACGTGGACCTCGACCGCCTCGCGCGCCGCACCGAGAACTACGTCGGCGCCGACATCGAGGCGGTCTGTCGCGAGGCGTCGATGGCGGCGTCCCGGGAGTTCATCAACAGCGTCTCGCCCGAGGAGATCGGCGACTCCGTCGGGAACGTCCGCGTCACGATGGACCACTTCGAGCAGGCCCTCGACGAGGTGACCGCGAGCGTCTCCGACGACGTGCGCGAGCGCTACCGCGAGATCGAACAGCGGTTCGCGACCGACGAGGGCGACGTGGCCACCGAGACCGAGGCCAGCCGCACGTTCCACTGA
- a CDS encoding DUF7127 family protein — protein sequence MVRQQHAGEDERIVRRYDYEDGWVIAADVGVADDRLTADIAGETAIVLVDGETELEFEVPGSVESVDTNNGVLVVRGTQ from the coding sequence ATGGTGAGACAGCAACACGCCGGTGAGGACGAGCGGATCGTCCGCCGGTACGACTACGAGGACGGGTGGGTGATCGCCGCCGACGTCGGCGTCGCGGACGACCGCCTGACTGCCGACATCGCCGGCGAGACGGCCATCGTGCTGGTCGACGGGGAGACCGAACTGGAGTTCGAGGTTCCCGGATCGGTCGAAAGCGTTGACACGAACAACGGCGTACTCGTCGTGAGGGGTACACAATGA
- a CDS encoding alpha/beta fold hydrolase yields METVTHHGRTTAYRRHDRGGGGEPVVLIHGSGGSHGVWKSQARLADERPVIALDLSGHGESEDVDAAPGYETLSAYVDDVLAVLRATDARVLCGNSLGGAVALTLVFERDDVDLSGLILAGTGAKLAVLDDLLRWLRTDFERAIEFLHGPDRLFHDPDDRLVAVSRESLHEAGQAVTYRDFRTCHEFDVRGELDGVDVPTLALVGEHDALTPPWYHETLAASIPDAEWTTVPDAAHLAMLERPAAFNEAVTAFLDRIATH; encoded by the coding sequence ATGGAGACGGTCACACACCACGGCCGGACGACGGCCTACCGGCGACACGACCGTGGCGGGGGCGGGGAGCCGGTGGTTTTGATCCACGGGAGCGGCGGCTCGCACGGTGTCTGGAAGTCGCAGGCCCGCCTCGCCGACGAGCGTCCCGTCATCGCCCTCGACCTGAGTGGCCACGGCGAGAGCGAGGACGTGGACGCCGCGCCGGGGTACGAGACGCTGTCGGCGTACGTCGACGACGTACTCGCCGTCCTCCGGGCGACGGACGCCCGCGTCCTCTGTGGCAACTCGCTCGGCGGGGCGGTCGCCCTGACGCTCGTCTTCGAACGCGACGACGTCGACCTCTCGGGGCTGATCCTCGCGGGGACGGGGGCCAAACTCGCCGTCCTCGACGACCTCCTGCGGTGGCTCCGGACGGACTTCGAGCGGGCGATCGAGTTCCTCCACGGGCCGGACCGGCTCTTTCACGACCCCGACGACCGGCTGGTGGCCGTCTCCCGGGAGTCGCTCCACGAGGCGGGGCAAGCCGTGACCTACCGCGACTTCCGGACCTGCCACGAGTTCGACGTTCGCGGGGAACTGGACGGCGTCGACGTCCCGACGCTGGCCCTCGTCGGGGAACACGACGCCCTGACGCCGCCGTGGTACCACGAGACGCTCGCGGCGTCGATTCCGGACGCCGAGTGGACGACCGTCCCCGACGCGGCCCACCTCGCGATGCTGGAGCGGCCGGCGGCGTTCAACGAGGCCGTCACCGCGTTTCTGGATCGAATCGCCACGCATTAG
- a CDS encoding DUF5822 domain-containing protein, with the protein MPHRVERTDPDGVDFGWVMQVTFVVTIVAGAPLVAALSTTTTLPTWGARAAFAVRVGALVWFCTAVLAYAYARRSVSGETADGAGEPDR; encoded by the coding sequence GTGCCACACCGCGTCGAGCGAACCGACCCCGACGGCGTCGACTTCGGGTGGGTGATGCAGGTGACGTTCGTCGTCACCATCGTCGCCGGCGCACCCCTCGTGGCGGCGCTCTCGACGACGACGACGCTGCCCACGTGGGGCGCCCGCGCCGCCTTCGCCGTCCGGGTTGGGGCGCTCGTCTGGTTCTGCACCGCGGTCCTCGCCTACGCGTACGCCCGCCGTTCCGTGAGCGGGGAGACGGCCGACGGCGCCGGGGAGCCGGACCGGTAA
- a CDS encoding translation initiation factor eIF-2B, translating to MIDETIEEIRRMQTHSSSVVAVKATAALRELLDRDYRNVEAYERDLERNAGALRRANPSHASLHKAMREVVDGVLGEARTVEEAKARTRQVIDRVTEDIETGKRRAAAEAAETFEDGETFLTHDFSSTVLEAIETAAADGCHLTGYVTEARPRYLGRKTARRLAEMDRVDPHLAVDSAAGYLLDRCDRVIVGMDCIVEDTLYNRVGTFPLAAAADVADVPVTVVGSQSKIIEDDFVFENESRPPAEVIREPVEGVEIENPAYDATPMSLIDEVVTDRGTYDD from the coding sequence ATGATCGACGAGACCATCGAGGAGATCCGTCGGATGCAGACCCACAGTTCGTCGGTGGTCGCGGTCAAGGCCACCGCCGCGCTCCGGGAGCTCCTCGACAGGGACTACCGCAACGTCGAGGCCTACGAGCGCGACCTGGAACGCAACGCCGGGGCGCTCCGCCGGGCCAACCCCTCCCACGCCTCGCTCCACAAGGCGATGCGGGAGGTCGTCGACGGCGTCCTCGGGGAGGCCCGAACCGTCGAGGAGGCGAAGGCCCGAACCCGGCAGGTGATCGACCGGGTCACCGAGGACATCGAGACCGGCAAGCGACGGGCGGCCGCCGAGGCCGCCGAGACGTTCGAGGACGGCGAGACCTTCCTCACCCACGACTTCTCCTCGACCGTGCTGGAGGCCATCGAGACGGCCGCCGCCGACGGCTGCCACCTCACGGGATACGTCACCGAGGCGCGGCCGCGCTACCTCGGCCGGAAAACCGCCCGCCGCCTCGCCGAGATGGACCGCGTCGATCCGCACCTCGCCGTCGACAGCGCCGCCGGCTACCTGCTGGATCGGTGTGACCGGGTGATCGTCGGCATGGACTGCATCGTCGAGGACACCCTCTACAACCGCGTCGGCACGTTCCCCCTCGCGGCCGCCGCCGACGTGGCCGACGTCCCCGTCACGGTCGTCGGCTCGCAGTCGAAGATCATCGAGGACGACTTCGTCTTCGAGAACGAGTCCCGGCCGCCCGCGGAGGTGATCCGCGAACCCGTCGAGGGCGTCGAGATCGAGAACCCCGCATACGACGCGACGCCGATGTCGCTCATCGACGAGGTGGTCACGGATCGGGGCACCTACGACGACTGA
- a CDS encoding GNAT family N-acetyltransferase: MSVTVEKRVDGPGAADHADEAWELKEEIRRTEGVLKQRKRFFMDAYRRAKTHLLYFDEDLVGFATARRDGYILFLAVAPDRRGEGHGRRLVAEVAEEHRTVTCHARATNDRALAFYESVGFEIKRRIESYYEDDGDAFYLRLGPDERLRDRLSELIRR, from the coding sequence GTGAGCGTTACCGTCGAGAAACGCGTCGATGGCCCCGGGGCGGCCGACCACGCCGACGAGGCCTGGGAGCTCAAAGAGGAGATCCGCCGCACCGAGGGCGTCCTCAAACAGCGAAAGCGCTTCTTCATGGACGCCTACCGGCGGGCGAAGACCCACCTGCTCTACTTCGACGAGGACCTCGTCGGCTTCGCCACGGCCCGGCGGGACGGCTACATCCTCTTTCTGGCCGTCGCCCCCGACCGGCGGGGCGAGGGCCACGGCCGACGACTCGTCGCGGAGGTGGCCGAGGAACACCGGACGGTCACCTGTCACGCCCGCGCGACGAACGACCGGGCGCTCGCCTTCTACGAGTCCGTCGGCTTCGAGATCAAGCGGCGGATCGAGAGCTACTACGAGGACGACGGCGACGCGTTCTACCTGCGTCTCGGCCCCGACGAACGGCTGCGCGACCGGCTCTCGGAACTGATCCGCCGGTAG
- the glnA2 gene encoding gamma-glutamylputrescine synthetase, with product MTDTEDVLQRADAEDVELVRVVFVNNSGVPRGRVVDRESLPGVLADGTNVTHAMQSFNALDLLAGEGRFGPAGEVRIVPDPETFTPLPYADRAALVLADLHDLDGEPWAAGPRAQLRRYLDDLSSEGYAPELAYESEFYYTRTTDDGETVPLDDTTCFSTDGMRSAHDVVLDTVDALKAQGMGLAAYYPEYGPGQQELVIDHDTGVAAADNHVRFTETVRAVAADHGIDATFRPKPFPELPGTGCHVHLSLWRDGENVLHDPDADGPYPLSQAGRAFVGGLLEHAPALVAVTAPTVESYDRLAPGMWASAYTCWGEDNREAAVRVPSIDRSAPEATTRVEFKPADNTANPYLAQLALVAAGLDGIERGLDPGEPLNRDPGTLDDSERAERGIERLPTTLSEALDALADDDVLESAMGEELLGCYLEVKRSEWEASVDDEGGWESDYLDRAF from the coding sequence ATGACTGACACCGAGGACGTCCTCCAGCGTGCGGACGCCGAGGACGTGGAACTGGTCCGCGTCGTCTTCGTCAACAACAGCGGCGTGCCGCGGGGGCGGGTCGTCGACCGGGAGTCGCTACCCGGGGTGCTCGCCGACGGTACGAACGTCACCCACGCGATGCAGTCGTTCAACGCGCTGGACCTGCTGGCCGGAGAGGGCCGCTTCGGTCCCGCGGGCGAGGTGCGGATCGTGCCCGATCCGGAGACGTTCACCCCCCTGCCGTACGCCGACCGCGCCGCGCTCGTGCTGGCGGATCTGCACGACCTGGACGGCGAGCCCTGGGCCGCGGGGCCGCGGGCGCAGCTCCGCCGGTATCTGGACGACCTGTCGAGCGAGGGGTACGCGCCCGAACTGGCCTACGAGAGCGAGTTCTACTACACCCGGACGACCGACGACGGCGAGACGGTCCCCCTCGACGACACCACCTGCTTCTCGACGGACGGGATGCGGAGCGCCCACGACGTCGTCCTCGACACCGTGGACGCGCTCAAGGCACAGGGCATGGGGCTGGCGGCCTACTACCCCGAGTACGGCCCCGGCCAGCAGGAACTCGTGATCGATCACGACACGGGCGTCGCCGCCGCGGACAACCACGTCCGGTTCACGGAGACCGTCCGCGCGGTCGCCGCGGACCACGGCATCGACGCCACCTTCCGGCCCAAGCCCTTCCCCGAACTCCCCGGGACCGGCTGTCACGTCCACCTCTCGCTGTGGCGGGACGGCGAGAACGTCCTCCACGACCCCGACGCCGACGGGCCGTACCCCCTCTCGCAGGCGGGCCGGGCGTTCGTCGGCGGCCTGCTCGAACACGCGCCGGCGCTGGTCGCGGTGACGGCCCCCACCGTCGAGTCCTACGACCGCCTCGCGCCGGGGATGTGGGCGTCGGCCTACACCTGCTGGGGCGAGGACAACCGCGAGGCGGCCGTCCGGGTGCCGTCGATCGACCGGAGCGCCCCGGAGGCGACGACCCGCGTCGAGTTCAAGCCCGCGGACAACACGGCCAACCCCTACCTCGCGCAGTTGGCGCTCGTCGCGGCCGGGCTGGACGGCATCGAGCGCGGACTCGACCCCGGCGAGCCGCTGAACCGCGACCCCGGGACGCTCGACGACTCGGAACGCGCCGAACGCGGGATCGAACGGCTCCCGACCACGCTCTCGGAGGCGCTGGACGCCCTCGCGGACGACGACGTCCTCGAATCGGCGATGGGCGAGGAGCTGTTGGGCTGCTACCTCGAGGTCAAGCGCAGCGAGTGGGAGGCGTCGGTCGACGACGAGGGTGGATGGGAGTCGGACTACCTCGACCGGGCGTTCTGA
- a CDS encoding archease: MSFELRPHTADVAVAASGESLGETFAAVADGLAAATCDEIPETGERFSLSVRAEGLEALLFDYLDQLIYERDVRGVLPVANEATVREADGAWVIEASARGVPFADVTARDVKAVTYSEMRVERTDDGWEAYVVLDV, from the coding sequence ATGAGCTTCGAACTCCGACCCCACACCGCCGACGTCGCCGTCGCGGCGTCGGGGGAGTCCCTCGGCGAGACGTTCGCCGCCGTCGCCGACGGCCTCGCGGCCGCCACCTGCGACGAGATCCCCGAGACGGGCGAGCGCTTCTCGCTCTCCGTCCGCGCCGAGGGACTGGAGGCCCTGCTGTTCGACTACCTCGATCAACTGATCTACGAACGCGACGTGCGGGGCGTCCTCCCCGTCGCCAACGAGGCGACGGTCCGGGAGGCGGACGGGGCGTGGGTGATCGAGGCCAGCGCCCGGGGCGTGCCGTTCGCGGACGTCACCGCTCGGGACGTGAAGGCGGTGACCTACTCCGAGATGCGCGTCGAGCGAACCGACGACGGGTGGGAGGCGTACGTCGTCCTCGACGTGTAG
- a CDS encoding RtcB family protein — MTTREFDGITLERVREHVWEIPREGDMRVPARVLASESLLEQIGDDKTLQQLKNATHLPGMTGHAVCMPDGHQGYGFPVGGVGATDAKTGCISPGAVGYDINCGVRMMRTNLTYDDVRGHEEELVEALFANVPSGLGGGGIVEGDRDTVEAVLSRGVDWALEEGWAVPDDLEHCEDEGRRPDADPDAVSQKAKDRGKNQLGSLGSGNHFLEVQRVTDVYREDVADAYGLEPDQVVVLIHCGSRGLGHQTCTDYLRKIEKRHGDLLAELPDKELAAAPAGSELAEAYYGAMCACINFAWVNRQLIMHRVRQVFERVFDRSWESMDMHLLYDVAHNIAKKEVHEVGGDPAGGGDADREERELYVHRKGATRAFPAGHPEVPTAYRDVGQPIIIPGSMGAGSYVLRGGEASMDLTFGSTAHGAGRLMSRTQAKNEFWGETVRDELRDQQHVYVKAQSGATVAEEAPGVYKDVDEVVRVSDELGIGDKVARTYPVCNIKG, encoded by the coding sequence ATGACCACGCGCGAGTTCGACGGGATCACCCTCGAACGGGTCCGGGAACACGTCTGGGAGATTCCGCGGGAGGGCGACATGCGCGTCCCCGCGCGGGTGCTGGCGAGCGAGTCGCTGCTGGAGCAGATCGGCGACGACAAGACGCTCCAGCAACTCAAGAACGCGACTCACCTGCCCGGCATGACCGGCCACGCCGTCTGCATGCCCGACGGCCACCAGGGGTACGGCTTCCCCGTCGGCGGCGTGGGGGCGACGGACGCGAAAACCGGCTGTATATCGCCTGGAGCGGTTGGTTACGATATCAATTGCGGCGTAAGAATGATGCGAACCAACCTCACCTACGACGACGTGCGGGGCCACGAGGAGGAACTCGTCGAGGCCCTCTTCGCGAACGTCCCCTCGGGGCTCGGCGGGGGCGGCATCGTCGAGGGCGACAGGGACACCGTCGAGGCGGTCCTCTCCCGCGGCGTCGACTGGGCGCTCGAGGAAGGGTGGGCCGTCCCCGACGACCTGGAGCACTGCGAGGACGAGGGCCGCCGGCCCGACGCGGACCCCGACGCCGTCTCGCAGAAGGCGAAGGACCGCGGGAAAAACCAGTTGGGGAGTCTGGGGAGCGGTAACCACTTCCTCGAGGTTCAGCGGGTGACCGACGTCTACCGCGAGGACGTGGCCGACGCGTACGGCCTCGAACCCGATCAGGTCGTCGTCCTGATCCACTGTGGCAGTCGGGGGCTGGGCCACCAGACCTGCACCGACTACCTCCGGAAAATCGAGAAGCGACACGGCGACCTGCTGGCGGAGTTGCCCGACAAGGAACTCGCCGCCGCGCCCGCGGGGTCGGAGCTCGCCGAGGCGTACTACGGGGCGATGTGTGCCTGCATCAACTTCGCGTGGGTGAACCGCCAGCTGATCATGCACCGGGTCCGGCAGGTGTTCGAGCGGGTCTTCGACCGCTCGTGGGAGTCGATGGACATGCACCTGCTGTACGACGTGGCCCACAACATCGCGAAAAAGGAGGTCCACGAGGTCGGGGGCGACCCGGCGGGAGGCGGCGACGCCGACCGCGAGGAGCGCGAACTCTACGTCCACCGGAAGGGCGCGACGCGGGCGTTCCCTGCCGGCCACCCCGAGGTGCCCACGGCCTACCGCGACGTCGGCCAGCCGATCATCATCCCCGGGAGCATGGGCGCCGGGAGCTACGTCCTCCGGGGCGGCGAGGCGTCGATGGACCTCACCTTCGGCTCGACGGCCCACGGCGCCGGCCGACTCATGAGCCGGACGCAGGCGAAAAACGAGTTCTGGGGGGAGACGGTTCGGGACGAACTCCGGGATCAGCAACACGTCTACGTCAAGGCCCAGAGCGGCGCGACGGTGGCAGAGGAGGCCCCCGGCGTCTACAAGGACGTCGACGAGGTGGTCCGCGTCTCGGACGAACTGGGCATCGGCGACAAGGTGGCGCGGACGTATCCGGTCTGTAACATCAAGGGTTAG
- a CDS encoding mechanosensitive ion channel family protein, with amino-acid sequence MFPLQQGFALDPEAYVPPVVSAVTTVVLFLAVFVIVYLVGTSVVARVVRESLERREFEETLVGLAVSTAVAITGVLAVALAATVAGFGIVLAAFATLAGALALAVGFAAQDLIANFVAGVFIIQDEPFTAGDWIEWGGNDGVVREIHLRVTKLDTFDNQLVTVPNADLANAAVVNNVANDRRRVSVDFGIGYGDDIERARAAIVDEGAGVDGALDAPEPTAPVTGLGDSAVVLSGRLWIDPREHGYGAVRARFVEAVKERFDAEGIDMPYPHTELTGGVDVTGVGGIESATGD; translated from the coding sequence ATGTTCCCACTTCAACAGGGGTTCGCGCTCGATCCGGAGGCGTACGTCCCGCCGGTCGTGAGCGCGGTCACGACCGTCGTGTTGTTCCTCGCCGTCTTCGTGATCGTCTACCTGGTTGGAACGTCGGTCGTGGCTCGGGTCGTCAGGGAGTCGCTCGAACGCCGCGAGTTCGAGGAGACGCTCGTCGGCCTCGCGGTGAGTACGGCGGTGGCGATCACCGGGGTTCTCGCGGTCGCCCTGGCCGCGACGGTCGCCGGGTTCGGGATCGTCCTCGCGGCGTTCGCGACGCTCGCGGGTGCGCTCGCACTCGCCGTCGGCTTCGCCGCACAGGACCTCATCGCCAACTTCGTCGCCGGCGTGTTCATCATCCAGGACGAACCGTTCACGGCCGGCGACTGGATCGAATGGGGTGGGAACGACGGCGTCGTTCGGGAGATCCACCTGCGCGTGACGAAACTCGATACGTTCGACAACCAGTTGGTCACCGTCCCGAACGCCGACCTGGCCAACGCGGCGGTGGTGAACAACGTGGCGAACGACAGGCGGCGGGTCTCGGTCGACTTCGGCATCGGCTACGGCGACGACATCGAGCGGGCACGGGCGGCCATCGTCGACGAGGGTGCGGGAGTCGACGGCGCCCTCGACGCCCCCGAACCGACGGCGCCCGTCACGGGACTGGGCGACTCGGCGGTCGTCCTCTCCGGGCGACTCTGGATCGACCCCCGGGAACACGGCTACGGCGCCGTTCGGGCGCGGTTCGTCGAGGCGGTCAAGGAGCGATTCGACGCCGAGGGAATCGACATGCCGTACCCCCACACGGAGCTCACGGGCGGGGTCGATGTGACGGGGGTCGGTGGGATCGAGTCGGCGACCGGCGACTGA
- a CDS encoding enoyl-CoA hydratase/isomerase family protein produces MSWNTVTLEVSDDVARLTVDRPDALNAMNTETLDEIAEAIAAAESEAARVLILTGAGDDAFIAGADIDYMKEFSTPEALAYAERGQGIVRDLIEFPGVTIAAINGYAFGGGCEFALACDLRVASERAVIGQTEIDLGIIPGWGGTQLLQRLVPDETARRLIFFGDRLDASDAYERGLVGDVVAHDDLYDHVDEMAAELASKPRHALHAAKEALNAYHETGGEGGLTVERRAWSGLFGTPDQREGMAAFVEKRDPEFE; encoded by the coding sequence GTGTCCTGGAACACCGTCACGCTCGAGGTTTCCGACGATGTCGCCCGTCTCACGGTCGACCGTCCCGACGCGCTGAACGCGATGAACACCGAGACGCTGGACGAGATCGCCGAGGCGATCGCGGCGGCCGAATCGGAGGCGGCGCGCGTGCTGATCCTCACGGGGGCCGGCGACGACGCGTTCATCGCCGGCGCCGACATCGACTACATGAAGGAGTTCTCGACGCCCGAGGCGCTGGCCTACGCCGAGCGGGGACAGGGGATCGTTCGCGACCTGATCGAGTTCCCCGGCGTCACCATCGCCGCCATCAACGGCTACGCCTTCGGCGGCGGCTGCGAGTTCGCCCTCGCCTGCGACCTGCGGGTGGCGAGCGAGCGCGCCGTCATCGGCCAGACCGAGATCGACCTGGGCATCATCCCCGGCTGGGGCGGCACCCAGCTCCTCCAGCGGCTCGTCCCCGACGAGACGGCCCGGCGGCTGATCTTCTTCGGCGACCGCCTCGACGCGTCCGACGCCTACGAGCGGGGGCTGGTCGGCGACGTCGTCGCGCACGACGACCTCTACGACCACGTCGACGAGATGGCGGCCGAACTGGCGTCGAAGCCGCGCCACGCCCTCCACGCCGCGAAGGAGGCGCTGAACGCCTACCACGAGACCGGCGGCGAGGGCGGCCTCACCGTGGAGCGACGGGCCTGGAGCGGCCTGTTCGGCACGCCCGACCAGCGCGAGGGGATGGCGGCCTTCGTCGAGAAGCGCGACCCCGAGTTCGAGTGA
- a CDS encoding transcription factor S — translation MEFCDECGSMMQTEDGVWVCTQCGHETPRDAAAEAGMVTTQAQEESEIIESGGESSGLPTTSADCPECDNDEAYWYMQQIRAADESETRFFVCTECEHKWREDDH, via the coding sequence ATGGAGTTCTGCGACGAATGCGGATCGATGATGCAGACGGAGGACGGCGTGTGGGTCTGTACGCAGTGTGGTCACGAGACGCCGCGCGACGCCGCGGCGGAGGCGGGCATGGTCACGACGCAGGCCCAGGAGGAGTCGGAGATCATCGAGTCCGGCGGCGAGTCGAGCGGCCTCCCGACGACGAGCGCCGACTGCCCGGAGTGTGACAACGACGAAGCCTACTGGTACATGCAGCAGATCCGCGCCGCCGACGAGTCCGAGACCCGCTTTTTCGTCTGTACCGAGTGCGAACACAAGTGGCGCGAAGACGACCACTGA